From the genome of Brevibacterium sp. JSBI002, one region includes:
- a CDS encoding DUF308 domain-containing protein, translated as MDLKRTGRTVIVNGVIALVMGALMMVWPGTSAEVVVRIFACWLAVIAVSSLVFAPRGGRTGSMVTRAVLLILLGVLIFLTPMLFASMVTVLTGFAIIFFSFLALTMSFFIRRMGVRSWWALTVIGILGIILGGFFLFAPGAGVTALIYTLAGFIILVGIALIALGRRLRRSTDR; from the coding sequence ATGGACCTCAAGCGCACTGGAAGAACAGTCATCGTCAACGGCGTCATCGCCCTCGTGATGGGTGCGCTGATGATGGTCTGGCCAGGCACCTCCGCCGAGGTGGTCGTGCGGATCTTCGCCTGCTGGCTCGCCGTCATCGCCGTCTCCTCCCTCGTCTTCGCACCGCGAGGAGGCCGCACCGGCAGCATGGTCACACGTGCGGTTCTGCTTATCCTCCTCGGCGTGCTCATCTTCCTCACCCCGATGCTGTTCGCGTCCATGGTCACCGTCCTGACCGGGTTCGCGATCATCTTCTTCAGCTTCCTTGCCCTCACCATGTCCTTCTTCATCCGTCGGATGGGTGTCAGGTCCTGGTGGGCGCTCACCGTCATCGGCATCCTCGGCATCATCCTCGGCGGCTTCTTCCTCTTCGCCCCGGGCGCCGGAGTGACCGCGCTGATCTACACCCTCGCCGGCTTCATCATCCTCGTCGGCATCGCCCTCATCGCCCTCGGTCGTCGCCTGCGCAGGTCGACCGACAGATGA
- a CDS encoding inorganic phosphate transporter, giving the protein MTQVLAPERHTAPPAVGRSNDRLWHLAFGGLLAITLIAFTLWSFDFVGRDAPRMVLVTTVIFGAFMAFNIGGNDVANAFGTSVGAGTLTMKQALLVAAIFEVSGALLAGGNVTDTVKSGIVDLSGVAINPMDFAFIMMAALLGAAVWLLVATRMGWPVSTTHSIIGGIIGASLTIGFVTGTGGLAMVQWSEVGQIAISWVLSPALGGLAAFVIYGLIKKYVLGTSLSHTLKPHMLAPVSAAEGSVDAQIDTATEDAPTGEGSIGTHSALQRWVPLIAAAGAVIITAMLLFKGLKNLDMSVTTVGGLLIMAMIGAAVWLAVFVFAKTLRKQTVPRATYILFSWMQVFTASAFAFSHGSNDIANAVGPFAAVLDVLRTDSISGETTVPFAAMLTCGIALIVGLWFIGRKVIATVGTKLTEIHPASGFAAELAAAGIVMAASVSGLPVSSTHILIGAIIGVGLVNRSANWKLMKPIALAWIITLPAAAAIGSIGVITLRTMMG; this is encoded by the coding sequence ATGACCCAGGTTCTGGCCCCGGAGCGCCACACTGCGCCGCCTGCCGTCGGCCGCAGCAACGACCGCCTCTGGCATCTGGCCTTCGGTGGGCTGCTGGCGATCACTCTCATCGCCTTCACCCTGTGGTCCTTCGACTTCGTGGGCCGGGACGCTCCTCGCATGGTGCTCGTCACCACGGTCATCTTCGGCGCCTTCATGGCGTTCAACATCGGCGGCAACGATGTCGCCAACGCCTTCGGCACCTCCGTCGGCGCCGGCACGCTGACGATGAAGCAGGCACTGCTCGTGGCCGCGATTTTCGAGGTCAGCGGCGCCCTGCTGGCCGGCGGGAATGTCACCGACACGGTCAAGAGCGGCATCGTCGACCTCAGCGGGGTGGCGATCAATCCGATGGACTTCGCCTTCATCATGATGGCGGCCCTCCTCGGCGCCGCGGTGTGGCTGCTCGTGGCGACTCGGATGGGCTGGCCGGTGTCGACGACGCACTCGATCATTGGCGGCATCATCGGCGCGTCTCTGACGATCGGCTTCGTCACCGGCACCGGCGGACTCGCCATGGTGCAGTGGTCCGAGGTCGGTCAGATCGCGATCTCCTGGGTGCTGTCCCCCGCCCTCGGTGGGCTCGCAGCGTTCGTCATCTACGGGCTGATCAAGAAGTACGTGCTCGGCACGTCACTGTCGCACACGCTCAAGCCGCATATGCTCGCCCCGGTCTCCGCAGCCGAGGGATCCGTCGACGCACAGATCGACACCGCCACCGAGGATGCCCCCACCGGCGAAGGATCGATCGGCACCCATTCGGCTCTGCAGCGGTGGGTTCCCCTCATCGCTGCCGCCGGCGCGGTCATCATCACTGCGATGCTGCTGTTCAAGGGCCTGAAGAACCTCGACATGAGCGTGACCACGGTCGGCGGCCTGCTCATCATGGCGATGATCGGCGCGGCCGTGTGGCTGGCCGTGTTCGTCTTCGCCAAGACCCTGCGCAAGCAGACGGTTCCCCGTGCCACCTACATCCTGTTCTCCTGGATGCAGGTGTTCACCGCCTCCGCATTCGCCTTCAGCCACGGGTCGAACGACATCGCCAACGCCGTCGGCCCCTTCGCCGCCGTCCTCGATGTGCTCCGCACCGACAGCATCAGCGGCGAGACGACTGTGCCGTTTGCGGCCATGCTCACCTGCGGCATCGCACTCATCGTCGGTCTCTGGTTCATCGGCCGCAAGGTCATCGCCACCGTCGGCACGAAACTCACCGAGATCCACCCGGCTTCCGGATTCGCCGCGGAGCTCGCTGCCGCGGGAATCGTCATGGCCGCCTCGGTGAGTGGTCTGCCTGTGTCGTCGACGCATATCCTCATCGGTGCGATCATCGGCGTCGGTCTGGTCAACCGTTCGGCGAACTGGAAGCTCATGAAGCCGATCGCGCTGGCATGGATCATCACTCTTCCGGCCGCCGCGGCCATCGGTTCGATCGGCGTCATCACCCTGCGCACCATGATGGGCTGA